In Comamonas sp. lk, the following proteins share a genomic window:
- a CDS encoding phage terminase large subunit family protein, translating into MSAPFSPEAMAAIQTAAALGLSSLRADVPQTLSEWAAEHFLLAGESSHQKGGWVGWPFQLGILDFMSDDRIEELAVKKSKRVGYTKMITAFVAYNIAHRRRKQALWQPTDDDRDSYVKSEIEPVLDGVAAVQAARRQGKGVEDTIKYKPFRDSVLHLLGGKAARAYRRITVAVSILDEWSAFDQSIEKSGDPGSLAKGRLEGAPYPKFVGGSTPRVKGMCHVERACEESDAYVQYHIECPRCGAEHPLVWGSKELPYGFKWVKGQPASVHHVCPHCLERITQADYLPGGWPLTGTWVCKKTGRRYGADRIWRDAAGQPCRPPRTLGVHVWAAYSPQRTWVSIVDEFEKAHRALQAGDVGPMTGFTNETLGETWELKGDSSDEHALQARAEDYPLGRVPAGALLLTAGVDVQRDRWEIAIWAWGRGLESWAITHHIIQGNPASEADWEPVTQYLQQRYVQAWHGGSLGLSAISIDSSDQTQAVYNWVRSAQGQLTGLRAIKGDNNDNRNIVGPSSLQEVNYRGRKISHGIKLWLVGVDSAKDLLLGQLAIDKPGPGYVHTSQKLPREWYEQLTAEQRVLVKVNGKDVYRWVKRRPRNEVLDCRNYALHAAMCLGIHKWPDARWLELEQTVQPPQDLFNTTAAQVAQPEQSRADATPLRAKTSRESDDDELFAPMSLY; encoded by the coding sequence ATGAGTGCACCCTTCAGCCCGGAAGCCATGGCCGCCATCCAGACCGCCGCCGCGCTGGGCCTGTCCAGCCTGCGGGCCGATGTACCGCAAACCCTTAGCGAATGGGCGGCCGAGCACTTTCTGCTGGCGGGCGAATCCAGCCACCAGAAGGGCGGCTGGGTCGGCTGGCCCTTTCAGCTCGGCATTCTCGACTTCATGAGCGACGACCGCATCGAAGAGCTGGCCGTCAAAAAGAGCAAGCGCGTGGGCTACACCAAGATGATCACCGCCTTCGTCGCCTACAACATCGCCCACCGCCGCCGCAAACAGGCGCTTTGGCAGCCCACCGACGACGACCGCGACAGCTACGTCAAGAGCGAGATCGAGCCCGTGCTTGACGGCGTGGCCGCCGTGCAGGCTGCGCGCCGCCAAGGCAAGGGGGTGGAGGACACCATCAAGTACAAGCCCTTTCGCGACAGCGTGCTGCACCTGCTGGGCGGCAAGGCTGCGCGGGCCTACCGCCGCATCACCGTGGCCGTCTCCATCCTCGACGAATGGAGCGCCTTTGACCAGAGCATCGAAAAATCCGGCGACCCCGGCAGCCTCGCCAAAGGCCGGCTGGAAGGCGCGCCATACCCCAAGTTCGTCGGCGGCAGCACGCCCCGCGTCAAAGGCATGTGCCATGTAGAGCGCGCCTGCGAAGAATCCGACGCCTACGTCCAGTACCACATCGAATGCCCGCGCTGCGGCGCGGAGCACCCGCTCGTCTGGGGCAGCAAAGAGCTGCCCTACGGCTTCAAATGGGTCAAAGGCCAGCCCGCCAGCGTGCACCACGTCTGCCCCCACTGCTTAGAGAGAATCACCCAGGCCGACTACCTGCCCGGTGGCTGGCCGCTCACCGGCACCTGGGTCTGCAAAAAGACCGGCCGCCGCTATGGCGCAGACCGCATCTGGCGCGATGCTGCGGGCCAGCCCTGCCGCCCGCCGCGCACCCTGGGCGTGCATGTCTGGGCCGCCTACAGCCCCCAGCGCACCTGGGTCAGCATCGTCGATGAGTTTGAAAAAGCCCACCGCGCCCTGCAGGCGGGCGACGTCGGGCCCATGACCGGCTTCACCAACGAAACCCTGGGCGAGACCTGGGAGCTGAAAGGCGACAGCAGCGACGAACACGCCCTGCAAGCCCGGGCCGAAGACTACCCCCTGGGCCGCGTGCCCGCCGGCGCGCTGCTGCTCACCGCCGGGGTCGATGTGCAGCGCGACCGTTGGGAGATCGCCATCTGGGCCTGGGGCCGCGGGCTGGAAAGCTGGGCCATTACCCACCACATCATTCAAGGCAACCCCGCTAGCGAAGCCGACTGGGAGCCCGTCACCCAATACCTGCAGCAGCGCTACGTGCAGGCCTGGCACGGCGGCAGCTTGGGGCTGTCTGCCATCAGCATCGACTCTTCCGACCAGACCCAGGCCGTCTACAACTGGGTGCGCAGCGCGCAAGGGCAGCTCACCGGCCTGCGCGCCATCAAGGGCGACAACAACGACAACCGCAACATCGTTGGCCCCAGCAGTCTGCAAGAGGTCAATTACCGTGGCCGCAAGATATCGCACGGCATCAAGCTCTGGCTGGTGGGTGTGGACAGCGCCAAAGACCTGTTGCTGGGCCAGCTCGCCATTGACAAACCCGGCCCCGGCTACGTGCACACCAGCCAAAAGCTGCCGCGCGAATGGTACGAACAACTCACCGCAGAGCAGCGCGTGCTGGTCAAAGTCAACGGCAAAGACGTGTACCGCTGGGTCAAGCGCAGGCCGCGCAATGAGGTGCTGGACTGCCGCAACTACGCCCTGCACGCCGCCATGTGCCTTGGCATCCATAAATGGCCCGATGCCCGCTGGCTGGAGCTGGAGCAAACCGTGCAGCCCCCGCAAGACCTCTTCAACACCACCGCGGCTCAAGTTGCCCAGCCAGAGCAGTCAAGGGCAGATGCCACGCCACTACGGGCCAAAACATCACGCGAAAGCGATGACGACGAGCTTTTCGCCCCCATGAGCCTCTATTAA